Proteins encoded together in one Minwuia thermotolerans window:
- the merF gene encoding mercury resistance system transport protein MerF produces the protein MKDATIIKTGVIGTVIAAICCFTPVLVIGLGVVGLSAWLGWLDYVLLPTLAIFIGITAYGLWRRRQSIACRQSDPEATKETG, from the coding sequence ATGAAGGACGCCACGATCATCAAGACCGGTGTCATCGGCACCGTCATCGCCGCCATCTGCTGCTTCACGCCGGTGCTGGTCATCGGCCTGGGCGTGGTTGGCCTCTCGGCCTGGCTCGGCTGGCTGGATTACGTGCTGCTGCCCACACTCGCGATCTTCATTGGCATCACGGCCTATGGCCTCTGGCGGCGGCGGCAGTCCATCGCCTGCCGCCAATCCGATCCCGAAGCAACGAAGGAGACCGGGTGA
- a CDS encoding cytochrome c biogenesis protein CcdA: MLETSFMGIVAIPAGLGLIGFVEPCSIGSSLVFIKYLEGKSALAKLAETSLFTLTRAIFIGLLGVLAAVIGSLFLDLQRGAWLLLGVAYVGLGLLLATGRAPALMVSLGPGLKRLSGRSGSVGLGLLFGLNIPACAAPLLFALLAGAAVSDGANALTGFAALAVFGFALSLPLVVMVLIPGARALLDRFAALSGRYPVFAGLVLVGLGAWSIGFGLFADIDPGTTP; the protein is encoded by the coding sequence ATGCTTGAAACCAGCTTCATGGGCATCGTCGCGATCCCGGCCGGTCTTGGCCTGATCGGGTTCGTCGAACCGTGTTCGATCGGGTCGAGCCTCGTCTTCATCAAATATCTCGAAGGCAAGAGCGCGTTGGCCAAGCTCGCGGAAACATCCCTGTTCACACTCACGCGGGCCATCTTCATCGGGCTGTTGGGCGTTCTTGCTGCGGTGATCGGGTCGCTGTTCCTCGATTTGCAACGCGGCGCCTGGCTGCTTCTCGGCGTGGCCTATGTCGGCTTGGGCCTGTTGCTTGCGACAGGGCGCGCTCCGGCGCTCATGGTCTCGTTGGGCCCGGGCCTTAAACGGCTGAGCGGGCGGAGCGGGTCTGTGGGGTTGGGCCTGTTGTTCGGATTGAACATCCCGGCCTGCGCGGCGCCACTGCTGTTCGCGCTGCTGGCGGGGGCGGCTGTTTCTGACGGCGCAAACGCCCTCACAGGGTTCGCGGCACTCGCAGTTTTCGGTTTCGCGCTTTCACTGCCATTGGTGGTGATGGTGCTGATCCCCGGCGCACGCGCCCTTCTCGATCGTTTCGCCGCGCTGTCGGGGCGCTATCCGGTCTTCGCGGGACTGGTCCTCGTCGGGCTCGGCGCATGGTCGATCGGGTTTGGCCTTTTCGCCGATATCGACCCGGGGACGACACCGTGA
- a CDS encoding heavy metal translocating P-type ATPase translates to MTTAAISRGSAPPWSEEPSERPGRVRIRARIGGLHCSLCTGTIEKALGRQKGVEKVAVSLTHEQALVEYDPEVTTPETLLGTLRDIGYTIHDPNKLRPFDEEERELVAEGRRFLTATAFSLLSIALITDPAGRFSLALPALATVSLVAFVFLVLRARGLWPAIAGAGSLGAITVGLLALKSEGMLAGATPWIVGVLAVALVFGVARHILTMAYQALRRGILNQHVLLEAGAFAGLAGGIIGLVLDRPGYPTAPFFAVAVMVATYHIFSEWLSLIVKTRSSQAVKRLLDLQPETARVQRDGQEVEIPLSEVAQGDLVRVRPGERLPVDGKVVEGRSAVDQSLVTGEPMPVERQAGDTVIGGTINGNGTLLVRVTAVGAESFLQRVAREVEDARALKPGLLHLVDRVLRVYTPAVLAISILSFLGWAFLPQLLGFSPDLQRAVFAGLSVLVMGYPCAVGISAPLSIVRGAGEAAEKGILMRTGEAFQGYRLVRQIAFDKTGTLTEGRPRVHEVEAVSGDTDGLLALAAAAEAASEHPLAEAVVEAAFETGLTPPDAETFTATPGKGVAACIDGADILLGSPRFLRERSADLTPIEQRVDELEDKGRTVIVVARDGELVGLLALGDTLRDDAVETIAGLRDAGVRTVLVTGDNERTAARVAGYLGIDEVHAGVLPGEKAELIRDIQKRGRTAMVGDGINDAPALMQADVGIAMGSGTDIAIDAADIIILNNRIANVAEAREISRGGYRKMLQNVSLAFLFNGIGVPIAATGLLYPVWAMVAMAASVTAIFINSLWGRPRLFFDAILSVGRPSPEQEELS, encoded by the coding sequence ATGACGACCGCCGCCATCTCCCGGGGTTCGGCGCCGCCGTGGAGCGAGGAGCCTTCTGAGCGTCCCGGTCGTGTCCGCATCCGCGCCCGAATCGGCGGGCTGCACTGCTCGCTGTGCACAGGCACGATCGAGAAAGCGCTCGGCCGGCAGAAGGGCGTCGAAAAGGTCGCTGTGAGCCTGACGCACGAACAGGCGCTGGTCGAATACGATCCAGAGGTCACAACGCCCGAGACCCTGCTCGGCACGCTCCGCGACATCGGCTACACGATCCACGATCCGAACAAGCTGCGACCGTTCGACGAAGAGGAACGCGAACTGGTCGCCGAGGGCCGTCGGTTTCTGACCGCCACGGCCTTCAGCCTCCTGTCCATCGCGCTGATTACCGACCCCGCCGGCCGCTTCTCCCTGGCCCTGCCGGCGCTGGCGACGGTCAGCCTGGTCGCCTTCGTCTTCCTCGTGCTCAGGGCGCGCGGGCTGTGGCCGGCGATCGCCGGCGCGGGGAGCCTCGGCGCCATCACGGTCGGACTGCTCGCCCTCAAGAGCGAAGGAATGCTGGCCGGCGCCACGCCCTGGATCGTGGGCGTGCTGGCGGTGGCGCTCGTCTTCGGCGTCGCACGTCACATACTCACAATGGCTTATCAGGCGCTGCGCCGCGGCATCCTGAACCAGCACGTTTTGCTGGAAGCGGGCGCCTTTGCCGGGCTGGCCGGCGGGATCATCGGACTTGTGCTTGATCGCCCCGGCTATCCGACGGCGCCATTCTTCGCGGTCGCGGTCATGGTTGCGACCTATCACATCTTCTCCGAATGGCTGTCGCTGATCGTCAAGACAAGATCCTCGCAGGCGGTCAAACGCCTCCTCGACCTTCAGCCGGAGACCGCCCGCGTTCAGCGCGACGGTCAGGAGGTCGAAATCCCGCTTTCCGAAGTGGCACAAGGGGACCTTGTGCGTGTCCGCCCGGGCGAGCGCCTGCCCGTGGACGGCAAGGTTGTCGAAGGCCGCTCCGCCGTGGATCAGTCGCTCGTCACCGGCGAACCCATGCCGGTCGAGCGGCAGGCAGGCGACACGGTCATTGGCGGCACCATCAACGGCAATGGCACGCTGCTGGTCCGGGTCACGGCCGTCGGCGCGGAGAGCTTCTTGCAACGCGTAGCGCGCGAAGTGGAAGATGCCCGCGCCCTGAAGCCCGGCCTGCTGCACCTGGTGGACCGGGTGCTGCGTGTCTACACGCCGGCGGTGCTCGCGATCTCGATCCTCTCTTTTCTTGGCTGGGCGTTTCTTCCCCAATTGCTGGGCTTTTCGCCGGACCTTCAGCGTGCGGTATTCGCGGGCCTCAGCGTACTCGTCATGGGCTATCCGTGCGCCGTTGGCATATCCGCGCCGCTCTCGATCGTTCGCGGCGCGGGCGAGGCGGCCGAGAAAGGTATCCTGATGCGCACCGGTGAGGCGTTCCAGGGCTATCGTCTGGTGCGCCAGATTGCCTTCGACAAGACAGGCACGCTGACCGAGGGCCGGCCACGTGTGCATGAAGTCGAAGCGGTGTCGGGCGATACCGATGGGTTGCTCGCGCTCGCCGCCGCTGCCGAGGCTGCATCCGAGCACCCGTTGGCCGAGGCCGTCGTCGAGGCGGCGTTCGAGACGGGTCTGACGCCACCTGATGCCGAAACATTCACGGCGACGCCCGGCAAAGGTGTCGCCGCGTGCATCGATGGTGCGGATATCCTCCTGGGAAGTCCGCGCTTCTTGAGAGAACGCAGCGCGGATCTCACGCCAATCGAGCAACGGGTCGACGAACTGGAGGACAAGGGACGCACGGTCATTGTCGTCGCTCGCGACGGCGAGCTTGTCGGACTTTTGGCGCTCGGTGACACACTGCGCGACGATGCGGTCGAAACTATCGCCGGGCTTCGCGATGCCGGTGTTCGCACTGTGCTTGTCACCGGAGATAACGAACGCACCGCAGCCCGCGTCGCCGGATACCTTGGCATTGATGAGGTTCACGCCGGAGTGCTGCCGGGCGAGAAGGCCGAGTTGATCCGAGATATTCAGAAACGCGGGCGTACGGCGATGGTGGGCGACGGCATCAACGACGCGCCCGCCCTGATGCAGGCGGATGTCGGCATTGCCATGGGCTCGGGCACCGATATCGCCATCGACGCCGCCGACATCATCATCCTGAACAACCGTATCGCGAATGTCGCCGAAGCCCGCGAGATCAGCCGCGGGGGCTATCGGAAGATGTTGCAGAACGTCTCTCTTGCTTTCCTGTTCAACGGCATCGGGGTGCCGATCGCGGCGACAGGCTTGCTCTATCCCGTCTGGGCCATGGTCGCCATGGCGGCCAGCGTGACCGCGATCTTTATCAACTCGCTCTGGGGTCGGCCGCGCCTGTTCTTCGACGCGATCCTCAGCGTCGGGCGGCCGTCGCCGGAGCAAGAGGAATTGAGTTGA
- the merA gene encoding mercury(II) reductase yields MADCCTSRLGGRYDIAVIGAGSAGFSAAITAAEQGANVALIGHGTIGGTCVNVGCVPSKTMIRAAEALHGARTASRFPGLSGEAQVTDWQALVAAKDDLVTSLRQGKYVELLSAWPSISYLDGAARLSPDGIAVDGQTVPAGKAVITTGAAPAKPDIPGIDDVPWLSSTTALELTALPRSLIVIGGGYVGCELAQMFARMGTEVTLVTRSRLLPEAEPEVSEALTGYLRDEGLIVRDGLAYRQIARADDRVALTVEIEGRGETLRAEQVLVATGRTPNTRGLDLPQNGVQLANNGGVAVDERMRTSKADLYAAGDVTGRDQFVYMAAYGARLAALNALNGDSLVYDNSAMPWVVFTDPQVAGVGLSEAAAREAGYDVKTSVLPLDQVPRALAARDTRGLIKLVADAETDRLLGGQILAPEGADSVQTLALALKAGMTAKGLGETIFPYLTTVEGLKLAAQTFEKDVAMLSCCAG; encoded by the coding sequence ATGGCCGATTGCTGCACATCGCGCTTGGGCGGGCGATACGACATTGCTGTCATCGGCGCAGGCTCCGCGGGATTCTCCGCCGCCATCACGGCGGCCGAACAGGGCGCCAATGTCGCCCTTATCGGCCACGGGACCATCGGCGGCACCTGCGTCAATGTGGGCTGCGTGCCTTCGAAGACCATGATCCGCGCCGCCGAGGCCCTGCACGGTGCGCGCACCGCCAGCCGTTTCCCGGGCCTTTCCGGTGAGGCGCAGGTGACGGACTGGCAAGCTCTCGTGGCGGCCAAGGACGATCTCGTGACGAGCCTGCGCCAGGGCAAATACGTGGAACTGCTGTCCGCCTGGCCCAGTATATCCTATCTCGACGGGGCCGCACGCCTGAGCCCTGACGGTATTGCCGTGGACGGGCAGACCGTGCCGGCAGGGAAGGCCGTCATCACGACCGGCGCCGCGCCGGCAAAGCCGGATATTCCCGGTATCGACGATGTTCCCTGGCTGTCCAGCACCACGGCGCTGGAACTGACGGCGCTGCCCCGCTCGCTGATTGTCATCGGCGGTGGCTATGTCGGCTGCGAGCTCGCGCAGATGTTTGCGCGCATGGGCACGGAGGTGACGCTGGTAACCCGGTCGCGTCTGCTGCCGGAGGCCGAGCCGGAAGTCTCGGAAGCGCTGACCGGGTATCTGCGCGACGAAGGCCTCATCGTTCGCGATGGCCTCGCATACCGGCAGATCGCACGAGCGGACGACCGCGTTGCGCTGACCGTGGAGATCGAGGGGCGAGGGGAGACGTTGAGGGCGGAACAGGTGCTGGTCGCGACGGGGCGGACGCCCAATACGCGCGGGCTCGATCTTCCGCAGAACGGCGTCCAGCTCGCCAACAATGGCGGCGTCGCGGTCGACGAGCGGATGCGCACCTCCAAGGCCGATCTCTACGCCGCCGGCGATGTCACCGGCCGCGACCAGTTCGTCTACATGGCCGCCTATGGCGCCAGGCTCGCCGCCCTCAATGCGCTGAATGGCGACAGCCTTGTCTACGACAACAGCGCCATGCCCTGGGTGGTGTTCACCGACCCTCAGGTGGCTGGCGTCGGTCTGAGCGAGGCCGCGGCCCGAGAAGCGGGCTACGACGTCAAGACCTCGGTCCTGCCGCTCGACCAGGTGCCCCGGGCGCTTGCGGCGCGCGATACGCGCGGGCTCATCAAGCTGGTCGCCGACGCGGAAACCGACCGCCTGCTGGGCGGCCAGATCCTCGCGCCCGAAGGCGCCGACAGTGTCCAGACGCTGGCGCTTGCCCTCAAGGCCGGCATGACGGCAAAGGGACTCGGCGAGACGATCTTCCCGTATCTCACCACCGTGGAAGGGCTGAAGCTCGCGGCCCAAACCTTCGAAAAGGACGTGGCGATGCTGTCCTGCTGTGCGGGGTAA
- a CDS encoding heavy-metal-associated domain-containing protein, translated as MKTTTLTIEGMHCDGCARTIEVLVARVPGVRQAEVSFDERRARILHDQNAASTTDLVEAIAKGGFTANSN; from the coding sequence ATGAAGACGACGACCCTGACCATCGAGGGTATGCACTGTGACGGCTGTGCCCGGACAATCGAGGTGCTGGTTGCCCGGGTGCCGGGTGTTCGACAGGCTGAGGTCTCCTTCGACGAACGCCGCGCCCGCATATTGCACGATCAGAACGCGGCCTCGACTACCGATCTCGTAGAGGCGATCGCCAAAGGCGGTTTCACCGCAAACTCAAACTGA
- a CDS encoding MerR family transcriptional regulator — MAKANMTIGRAAKAAGVRIATIRFYERRGLIAQPRKPESGYRTYPDETVSRIRFIRQAQEIGFSLAEVAELLSLRADPRADCGDVRARAIGKRAEVQAKLDQLTQIRAALDELIASCPGGGNVRACTILDAMQREPAGAETATSSTTFRSR; from the coding sequence ATGGCGAAGGCGAACATGACAATCGGCAGAGCGGCGAAGGCGGCAGGCGTGCGGATCGCGACGATCCGGTTCTACGAGCGCCGCGGCCTGATTGCGCAGCCGCGCAAGCCGGAGAGCGGATACCGGACCTATCCCGACGAAACCGTCTCGCGCATCCGCTTTATCCGGCAGGCCCAGGAGATCGGCTTCTCCCTGGCCGAGGTCGCTGAGCTTCTCTCGTTACGCGCCGACCCTCGCGCAGACTGTGGCGACGTACGCGCTCGCGCGATCGGGAAGCGCGCCGAGGTCCAGGCCAAGCTCGATCAGCTTACGCAGATCCGCGCCGCGCTTGATGAGCTGATCGCCAGTTGTCCGGGCGGCGGCAACGTCAGGGCCTGCACGATTCTCGATGCCATGCAGCGCGAACCGGCAGGTGCCGAGACAGCGACTTCTTCGACGACGTTCAGATCTAGATAA